One window from the genome of Planctomycetota bacterium encodes:
- a CDS encoding isochorismatase family protein, whose product MSIPRLRLTDTVLLLVDFQPRVLAPMAEGRSAVLAARTLAEACCVLGVDVIATEQVPEKFGNTVPDLSDYAGETFAKSRFSAWTPEVARAVGRRSLLVAGVEAHVCVLQTVLDARAEDRDVFLATDAITAGDMTQIAPALRRMVAAGAVETGVVSALYELMADANRAHFRDVLKLVKRLLAAG is encoded by the coding sequence ATGTCGATTCCACGTTTGCGTTTGACTGACACGGTCCTGCTATTGGTTGATTTTCAACCGCGCGTGCTCGCACCGATGGCCGAGGGGCGGTCGGCGGTGTTGGCGGCGCGGACGTTGGCCGAAGCGTGCTGTGTGCTCGGGGTGGACGTGATCGCGACCGAGCAGGTGCCGGAGAAGTTCGGCAACACCGTGCCGGACCTGTCAGACTACGCCGGCGAGACGTTCGCCAAATCTCGGTTCAGTGCGTGGACGCCGGAGGTGGCGCGGGCGGTGGGCCGGCGGAGCTTGCTGGTCGCCGGGGTCGAGGCACATGTCTGCGTTTTGCAGACCGTGCTCGACGCACGGGCCGAGGACCGAGACGTTTTCCTTGCGACCGACGCGATCACGGCGGGGGACATGACGCAGATCGCCCCGGCCCTGCGACGAATGGTCGCGGCCGGTGCGGTCGAGACTGGCGTCGTTTCGGCGTTGTACGAACTGATGGCCGACGCGAATCGTGCCCATTTTCGTGACGTGCTGAAGCTGGTCAAGCGACTGCTGGCGGCGGGGTGA